Below is a window of Hyphomonas neptunium ATCC 15444 DNA.
TTTTAAGGTAGAAATTCCTGTGGCGCCTGAACTAACAAGGCGGTAACCCTTGTGCGGCAAACAGGTTCCAGCAGAATGCTGGAGCCCTGTCTGATGACAACATATCATGGAAGTCTGTCCGTGCTGAGCGGGCATGAGGGCATCCATCCCGCCGGACGCGATGGATTGTTTGAGCACCATATCTGGCACCATGATCTTGGCCTCGTCTTTCTGGCGGCTCTCATCTGCCTTGCGGGCTCCTGGGTGACGTTGCAACTGTTCCGGCGCGCGGCCGGTGTTTCCGGAGCCCAGCGTGTGGGATGGCATATCCTGACGGCTGTGGCGGCCGGAGCGGCGATCTGGTGCACGCACTTTATTGCTATGCTCGGCTTTGATCCCGGTGTGCCTTTTTCGTTTGATCCTATACTGACCATTCTGTCCTTGATCGTTGCCATGATTGGTGCCGCGGCCGGTTTTTCATTCGCTACAGCGCGCATGAAGTTCGCGCCGCTCCTGGGGGGCGCAATCGTCGGGCTTGGAACAGCGGCGATGCACTACACAGGAATGATGGGTTATTCCGTGCAGGGTATTGTGACATGGAATATGCCGCTTCTGGCTCTTTCGATCATCTTCTCTGTTTTCCTGTCAGCGTCCGCCGTTCATTTGATGTTGCGCGCTGCCAATACGCGAAAGCAGATTATAGCCGCAGCGTTTCTTGTGGCTGCCATCGTGATGCTGCACTTCACGGGCATGGCCGCATCGCATTTCGAGCCCCTCGGCGTGGTTCTCGCTGAGCCTATGCAGGACGCTGTCAAGGCGTTGGCATTCGCGATCGCAGGAGTCGGGTTCCTGATCATCGGCGCCGGCGTGGCCAGCTATCTGATTGATGCACGTGTACGGAGCGAATCGTATGAACAGCTGCGCCATATGGCGGTGACTGACAGCCTTACAGGGCTTCCCAACCGGGTGAGTTTCACAGGGCGCCTGGATCATGAGATCGACACCGCAAAGGCGCGGGGGCTCAAAGTAGCCCTGATCGGCATCGACCTGGACCGCTTCAAGGAGATCAATGATCTACGGGGTCATGGAGCCGGCGATGATGTGCTGCGAACGCTTGCGGCACGCATGCGCGCGTTGCTGCGCGAAGGAGAATTTGTTGCCCGGCTGGGCGGAGACGAGTTTGCGGCCGTCAAGCGGATGCAAAATGGCGCAGACGTTTCAGACTTTCTCGTGCGTCTTGAAGCGGCCCTTTATGAGCCAATTGCGCTGGACGAATTCCATGTGACTCCCGGCGCGAGCCTGGGTGTGTCGATCTATCCTGATGACGCCACAGACAAGAACGCTCTGCTTGGAAATGCAGACCTCGCCATGTATCGCGCAAAGTCGACACCGGGCACAAATGTCGCCTTCTATGATCCTTCCATGGATGAGGTCGTCCGGAAGCGGAAAAATCTTGCCAACGATTTGCGGCAGGCATTTGACCGCGATGAGCTGGACCTGCATTTTCAGGTTCAGAAATCTGTTTCCACGGGAGACATCCGGGGTTACGAGGCTTTGGTTCGTTGGAAGCATCCGGAGCATGGAGATATATCTCCGGAAGTGTTCATTCCGATTGCGGAAGAGTATGGACTGATCCTGCAGCTTGGAGAGTGGGTGCTACGCAAGGCCTGCGCGAGAGCGGCGAGCTGGCTGCCGCCTTACAAGGTCGCGGTGAACGTTTCCCCCCTGCAATTCGCGCATGCCGATTTGCCCAAAGTGATCCTTGAAATACTGGTCGAGACTGGCCTTGCGGCCAATCGGCTGGAGATTGAGCTGACGGAAACCGCAATCTTTGCGGACAAGGAGCGCTCGCTTCATATGCTCCGCCAGATCAAAGGCATGGGCGTGACGATTGCGCTGGATGATTTTGGAACGGGCTATTCTTCGCTCGATACCCTGCGCGCATTTCCGTTCGACAAGATCAAGCTCGACAAGTCCTTTATCGACCATGTGGACTCCAACGAACAGACCGCCGCCATGGTACGGGCCGTGCTGGCATTGGGCCGCAGCTTGAAAATTCCGGTGCTCGCTGAGGGCATCGAGAATTCCGGGCAGCTGGCCATGTTGACCTTTGAGGGGTGCGATGAGGCGCAAGGCTTCCTGCTTGGCCGGCCGATGTCTATCGACCGGATTGTCAGCGCCGGACATCTCAGCCTGAAGCCCGTAATGTCGCAGACCGAACCTGTGGAAGATCGCCGGAAACCTATTGAAGACAACGTGCCCGAAAAGCCCGGTAAAGCGGCGGCGTCCTGATCAGGGCGCTGCGGCGGGCAGAACGTCTCGGTTGGCGGCGACCCCGCGCAGGAAGGGCAGAAACGCCAGCGCAGTGAGAATGGCCGCGAGCAGGAATGCTGCGCCGCCAAATTGCAAAGGCGCGTCTTCGCGGGAGAAGCTGAACAATGCACCGCTCATGATCAGGGGGCCGATGATCATGCCCAGCGCATTGAGGCTGGAGGCAGCGCCTTGCAGCTCGCCCTGCGCGTCAGGCGGAGTGAGGCTGGACATCAGGGCGTTGGCGGCGGGCATGGTGACGCCGCCGAGCGCGCTGAACGGGATGATGAGATAGGCAAAGAGCGGCTGGCCCGCAAAGGCAAAGCCGGTCATCGCGATGATGGTGACGCAATAGCCGAACATGATGGTGCGCACACTGCCGAGGCGTTTGAGGATAAAGCCCATGAGGCCCGCTTGGACGGTGGCGGCACCGACGCCCACGAGGCCGAGCGAGAGGCCGATCTGCATGGGCGACCAGTCATACCGGATCTCGCCATGCACCGACCAGGTGGCAGGGAAGACTGTGTGGGCGAGGAAGAAAATGCCGCTCGCGATGAGGAACCAGGAGACTTTGGGGAGCTTTGAGAAGTGGCGGGCGGCGCCGAGGGGGTTGGCGCGCTTAAGGTTCAGATTGCGGCGGCGCGCCTTGGGGAGGGATTCGGGCAGCACGAATACGCCGTAGAGGAAGTTGAGGAAGGCGAGGCCCACGGCGGCAAAGAAGGGTATGCGGGGGCCAAGCTCGCCGAGCAGGCCGCCGATCACCGGGCCGAAAATGAAGCCGAGGCCGAAGGAGGCGCCGATAAAGCCGAAGGCGCGGCCGCGTTCCTCCGGGGTCGTCGTATCGGCAATGTAGGCGTTGGCGGTTGAGTAGGTGGCGCCCGATATGCCCGCGAGCGCGCGGCCGAGGAAGAGTATCCAGATGTTGGGGGCCAGCGCCATCAGCAGAAAGTCGAGCCCCAGCATCGCCATCGAGACGAGCAGGACCGGGCGGCGGCCGAACTTGTCGGACAGGGCGCCGATCAGCGGGCCGAACAGGAACGTCATCACGGCATAGGTGGCCGCGAGACCGCCGATCCAGAGGGTGGCGCCGGAGGCGGGCACGTTGGCGAGATCCTGGATCAGCGTGGGCAGGACCGGGATGATCAGGCCAAAGGCGAGGTGATCGATGAAGACCGTCACCAGCACGAAGAAGAAAGCGTTTTTGCCGGGAAGGCGGGCGGGCGCGGTGTCGGTCATGCGCGGGACTGTCAGCAAGGCGCGGGCGGCGTCAAACGAAATTATTGACGCGGGCGGGGCAGGGCTGGCGGGGGCGCGAGAAAGCTGCGATTCTGGGCGGATCGCCAGGAAACTTCCGTATGCCTTGGGCGTTGTGAGATTGATGGAGGAGAATTCTATGACACGTCTGCGCTATTTGCCCCTGTTCGCGTTTGCCCTGTTGGCGGCCTGCGGCCCGGCCCCGGAGGAAGCGCCTGCGCCAATTTCTGAGGCGGCGCAGCCTGCTGTTCCGGAGGCCGAACCTGAGACGCCGGCTCCAGAGATGCCGGCAGAGGATATGGCAGACTCTGAGATGGCGGCGGAGCCTGGTACCTGCACCGATGAGCTGGGCGCAGAGGCAGCGCAGGTTCTGGTGGATCAATGCCTGGCGATTTCGCCGGCCACGCGCCCGCCCTGCAACGCGCAGAACAGCTGTGACATGATCCGCGGCGAAATCCGCCGGGGCTGCGGGTTTGGCGATGCGGCGGATAATCCGGAATTCTGTAGCGAGTACCAATAGCGGCAGCTTCCCCCGCCGATGGGATCGGCGGGGGAATATCGCTGCCTAGCGGCTGAGTTCCTTCATCGCCTCGTCGAGGCCGGCGAGGGTCAGCTCGAACATCCGGTCCGGGCCGATCAGTTCACGGATGAGCTTGATGGAGCCGGTATATTCCCAGGCGCCTTCCTTGGTCGGGTTCAGCCAGACGAAATTGGGGTAGCGCTCCACGAAGCGCTGTAGCCAGATACCGCCGGCTTCTTCGTTCCAGTGTTCGACCGAGCCACCCGCATAGGTGACTTCATAGGGGCTCATCGTGGCGTCGCCCACGACGATGACTTTGTAGTCGGACGGATATTTGTTGAGCACGTCCCAGGTGGGGATGCGGTTGTTCATGCGGCGGCGGTTGTCGCGCCAGAGGCCCTCATAGGGGCAGTTGTGGAAGTAGAAGTATTCGAGGTTCTTTATCTCGGCGCGGGCGGCAGAAAACAGCTCCTCCATGACGCGGATGTGCGGGTCCATCGAGCCGCCGACATCGAGCAGCAGGAGGACAGAGATCGTGTTGCGCTTTTCCGGGCGCATTTCGATGTCCAGATAGCCTTTGCGGGCGGTGTTGCGGATCGTGCCGTCAAGGTCCAGCTCGTCCGGCGCGCCCTTGCGGGCCCATTTGCGCAGGCGCTTCATGGCTACTTTGATATTTCGCGTGCCGAGTTCCAGCTTGTCGTCGTAATTCTTGAATTCGCGCTTGTCCCACACCTTCACGGCGCGGCGGTGGCGGGATTTGTCCTGGCCGATGCGCACGCCTTCGGGATTGTAGCCATTGGCGCCGAAGGGCGAGGTGCCGCCTGTGCCGATCATCTTGTTGCCGCCCTCGTGGCGCTTTTTCTGCTCCTCGAGGCGTTTTTTCAGCGTTTCCATGAGCTTTTCAAAGCCGCCCATGGCTTCGATTTCGGCCATCTCTTCCTTGGTGAGGAATTTCTCGCTCATCTTCTTGAGCCATTCCTCGGGCAGGTCCTGCACGTTGACGGCATCGCCCAGCGTGTCGAGCCCCTTGAAGACATGGCTGAAGACGCGGTCGAACTTGTCGATGTTGCGCTCGTCCTTCACCAGGGCGGCGCGGGAGAGGTAGTAGAAGTCCTCCACCTCCATATCGATGACCTGTTTGTCCATCGCCTCCATGAGCATCAGGTATTCCTTCAGCGTCACCGGGACTTTCGCCGCACGCAGCTCGTTGAAGAAATTCAGGAACATCGGCAGGGCCTTTCTGTTTCTCGAAACCAGAAGATAACCCTCATGGGGCCATCTGTCCAAGCTGACGCTGGGAAAAGTGTGGTCATTTGCGGTTCATCCGGGCCGGGTTAGGAAAAGACATGCTTCGGGTGGCTCTTTTCTCGTGTTTTCTGGCCGTTGGCGCGTGCGCTGCGACGGCGGCGCCGTCTGGCCCCGCACCTGCTCAGATGGCGCCTGCGCAGATGGTGCCGCAGGGTATGTCCTTTCAGGCCGATTGCGCCGGCCCGGCGGAAGCCAACTGCATGCTGGAAGCGGCGTGGCAGGCAGCATCCCTGTTGCCCGCTGACAAGCAGACGCGCCTGAAACCGGCATTTGCCGAGACGACCCGCGGTCTGAAGGACGAAATGCTCGCCTCCAAATGGCAGATGCGGCTCGGGAAAACGCCGGTCCGCGAGCCGGCGCCGGACTTCGCGCGGGAACAGGCAGAGGGCGCGATTGCGGCCTATGGCTGGGAAGGCTTTTTCCAGAAGGCGCGGCTGGGTGAAGCGCCGCTGAACATGGGCCGGCCAGAGATCATGGGGGCGGCGATTGAGCTGGCGCCAAACCCGATGGAGCGCCTGCGCCTGATCGACATGATGTTTTCCTTCGCAGGCGTGCCCAAGCCCGGCACGATCGGGCAATTCAGCCAGGATGATTTCGAGCGCGCTTCCTTCAGCCATGTGCTGGCCGAGCAGATGATGAAGGATTGCAAGCTGGATGAGTTTGACCGGGCACGGGACCGGACGGCCGCGCCGGAGTCCATCCGCTATGAGCTGTGGCGTGCCCGGATTACCGGCGGAGCCGGCAAGCTGGCGCCGCAGATACGCCAGGGCGATGGCTCGGACGATACGACCTTCGTGCGCCATGTGCTGGAAGGCTATGGGCCCATTCTGAAGCGGGGCTATTGCGCGGGCTGATTGCCGCGTTTGGAGCAGCGTGACTTTTCCCGGTCACATTCCTGAGGCATAGGGTCTGTGTATGGATACCATGGACGAAACCGAAGCCGACCACGAACTTCCCCCCGCTGAAGGCCTCTGCGGCCCTTCCGAGGTGACGGCGCTGTCGCACCTCTACCGCGCCGAAGTCTATCGTTCGACGGTCTGGCGGCAGCGTCTTGATCAGACAACGAACTGGGCCGTGATCTCTACCGGCATTGGCCTGTCGGTGGCATTTGCGAATGAGCGCGCCTCGCCCTTTCCGATCGTGCTGGTGGGCATGCTGTGCATCGTGTTCCTGATGCTGGAAGCGCGGCGCTACCGGTTTTTCTATGTCTGGCGGTTCCGGGCGCGGGTGATCGAGATTGCTTTCTATGTGCCGATCCTGCGCGGGGAAGGGACGAAGATCCGAATTGATCGGGGCACGGCGCTGTCGGACGACTATGAGAAGCCGCAATACCGGATTTCGATGCTGCGCTGTATCGGCCGGCGGCTGCGACGGAATTATGGCTGGATCTTCGCCATTCTCGGCGCGGCGTATTTTGCCAAGATTGCCATTCATCCGGTGGATGTGACCTCCTGGGAGCAGCTGTTCCGGCGGGCGCATATCGGGCCGATACCGGGCTGGGTCGCCATCACGGGCGGATGCCTGTTCCATGTCGGCTGGATATTCATGGCCTGGAAAACCTGGTGGGACGAGCGCACCGACAAGACCAAGATGGCCGATTTTCTCAAGAGCCGGGAAGACATGAACTATGTACGCGCCGCCAACGCGCATGATTCGGCGCTGGGCTGAGCGTTAGTCTTCTGCCCGGTCGAGCAGGTCGTCGGTCACTTCCATCGTGAAAACCGGATCATTTCCGGGCGGAGTTTCGCAGACGGCATCGGAGAATGCCGCGCGGGTTTCAGGCTCGTCATAGACCATTTTCTGGTCATACGCCTTGCGCCAGGTTTCCTCGTCGGGCCATTCGGCATAGCCGACGAAGCGGCCATCCCTGTCCTGATGCAGGCGCGAGCCATAGCTGCCATAGCGCTGGCGGATAAGCTCTGTGCCGCGCACCCAGGCCTTGCGGAACTGGTCTTCCTTGCCCGGATGAACACGCCACCAATAGACGGCAACGAACATGGGGTGCCTCCCTGACTGTTTGGCTTTCTTCCAGGACCAACGCGCGCGGCGATGAATTGATCCGCCAAAAGCAAAAAGCCGGAGCGAGGCCCCGGCTTTTCGATTGTTTTGAACGGGCTTGCCTCAGCCAGCCGGGCCGCGCCGGCCGCCGCCGGAATTTCCGCCGCCATCCTGACGACGGGAGAGAA
It encodes the following:
- a CDS encoding putative bifunctional diguanylate cyclase/phosphodiesterase, with protein sequence MTTYHGSLSVLSGHEGIHPAGRDGLFEHHIWHHDLGLVFLAALICLAGSWVTLQLFRRAAGVSGAQRVGWHILTAVAAGAAIWCTHFIAMLGFDPGVPFSFDPILTILSLIVAMIGAAAGFSFATARMKFAPLLGGAIVGLGTAAMHYTGMMGYSVQGIVTWNMPLLALSIIFSVFLSASAVHLMLRAANTRKQIIAAAFLVAAIVMLHFTGMAASHFEPLGVVLAEPMQDAVKALAFAIAGVGFLIIGAGVASYLIDARVRSESYEQLRHMAVTDSLTGLPNRVSFTGRLDHEIDTAKARGLKVALIGIDLDRFKEINDLRGHGAGDDVLRTLAARMRALLREGEFVARLGGDEFAAVKRMQNGADVSDFLVRLEAALYEPIALDEFHVTPGASLGVSIYPDDATDKNALLGNADLAMYRAKSTPGTNVAFYDPSMDEVVRKRKNLANDLRQAFDRDELDLHFQVQKSVSTGDIRGYEALVRWKHPEHGDISPEVFIPIAEEYGLILQLGEWVLRKACARAASWLPPYKVAVNVSPLQFAHADLPKVILEILVETGLAANRLEIELTETAIFADKERSLHMLRQIKGMGVTIALDDFGTGYSSLDTLRAFPFDKIKLDKSFIDHVDSNEQTAAMVRAVLALGRSLKIPVLAEGIENSGQLAMLTFEGCDEAQGFLLGRPMSIDRIVSAGHLSLKPVMSQTEPVEDRRKPIEDNVPEKPGKAAAS
- a CDS encoding TCR/Tet family MFS transporter — encoded protein: MTDTAPARLPGKNAFFFVLVTVFIDHLAFGLIIPVLPTLIQDLANVPASGATLWIGGLAATYAVMTFLFGPLIGALSDKFGRRPVLLVSMAMLGLDFLLMALAPNIWILFLGRALAGISGATYSTANAYIADTTTPEERGRAFGFIGASFGLGFIFGPVIGGLLGELGPRIPFFAAVGLAFLNFLYGVFVLPESLPKARRRNLNLKRANPLGAARHFSKLPKVSWFLIASGIFFLAHTVFPATWSVHGEIRYDWSPMQIGLSLGLVGVGAATVQAGLMGFILKRLGSVRTIMFGYCVTIIAMTGFAFAGQPLFAYLIIPFSALGGVTMPAANALMSSLTPPDAQGELQGAASSLNALGMIIGPLIMSGALFSFSREDAPLQFGGAAFLLAAILTALAFLPFLRGVAANRDVLPAAAP
- a CDS encoding vWA domain-containing protein, whose amino-acid sequence is MFLNFFNELRAAKVPVTLKEYLMLMEAMDKQVIDMEVEDFYYLSRAALVKDERNIDKFDRVFSHVFKGLDTLGDAVNVQDLPEEWLKKMSEKFLTKEEMAEIEAMGGFEKLMETLKKRLEEQKKRHEGGNKMIGTGGTSPFGANGYNPEGVRIGQDKSRHRRAVKVWDKREFKNYDDKLELGTRNIKVAMKRLRKWARKGAPDELDLDGTIRNTARKGYLDIEMRPEKRNTISVLLLLDVGGSMDPHIRVMEELFSAARAEIKNLEYFYFHNCPYEGLWRDNRRRMNNRIPTWDVLNKYPSDYKVIVVGDATMSPYEVTYAGGSVEHWNEEAGGIWLQRFVERYPNFVWLNPTKEGAWEYTGSIKLIRELIGPDRMFELTLAGLDEAMKELSR
- a CDS encoding DUF2270 domain-containing protein encodes the protein MDTMDETEADHELPPAEGLCGPSEVTALSHLYRAEVYRSTVWRQRLDQTTNWAVISTGIGLSVAFANERASPFPIVLVGMLCIVFLMLEARRYRFFYVWRFRARVIEIAFYVPILRGEGTKIRIDRGTALSDDYEKPQYRISMLRCIGRRLRRNYGWIFAILGAAYFAKIAIHPVDVTSWEQLFRRAHIGPIPGWVAITGGCLFHVGWIFMAWKTWWDERTDKTKMADFLKSREDMNYVRAANAHDSALG
- a CDS encoding antibiotic biosynthesis monooxygenase family protein, producing the protein MFVAVYWWRVHPGKEDQFRKAWVRGTELIRQRYGSYGSRLHQDRDGRFVGYAEWPDEETWRKAYDQKMVYDEPETRAAFSDAVCETPPGNDPVFTMEVTDDLLDRAED